From Magnetospirillum sp. WYHS-4, the proteins below share one genomic window:
- a CDS encoding AAA family ATPase, whose protein sequence is MTTFDQILPKVADVLRKHVGDLSRIGPIYVNRDLNGKVRLVVGRAAHSHEDILRSIAEDLAERLGSHAFPAESAILYEDDPDVICSGAANFPLEGFENVRMVDRLAMEGNWASMEPVSPGAPRIVFFSIKGGVGRSTALAACAWSLAQAGKRVLVLDIDLESPGLSSALLPKDRRPAYGIADWLVEDLVDNGDDLLADMFAISDISHDGEIRVVPAYGREPGEYLSKLGRVWMPKVDNEGGHKPWSKRLSDLVERLEARLLPDVILIDSRAGIDEVASSCVTGLGATLVLLFAIDGEQTWAGYRILFQHWLRSGVAQTIRERLQLVGAMIPELGAAEYFEGLRERGYELFADNLYEEIPADAVGGEWSFEETDEGAPHFPWGVRWHRGFAALRSIHARLEAVDPEEVRAVFGPLVDGIGNVVLLGRESHE, encoded by the coding sequence ATGACCACCTTCGATCAAATCCTGCCGAAGGTGGCCGACGTATTGCGTAAGCATGTCGGCGATCTTTCCCGGATTGGCCCGATCTACGTCAACCGCGACCTGAATGGCAAGGTCCGGCTTGTGGTCGGCCGTGCCGCCCATTCCCATGAAGATATCTTGCGGAGCATCGCGGAAGATCTTGCCGAACGGCTTGGTTCGCACGCATTTCCGGCGGAATCGGCCATTCTGTACGAGGACGATCCGGATGTAATTTGTTCCGGGGCCGCCAACTTTCCGCTCGAAGGCTTCGAAAACGTCAGGATGGTCGACCGGCTGGCCATGGAAGGCAACTGGGCATCCATGGAACCCGTATCGCCAGGGGCGCCCCGCATCGTCTTCTTCTCGATCAAGGGAGGCGTCGGCCGTTCCACGGCCCTGGCGGCCTGCGCCTGGTCCCTGGCGCAGGCGGGCAAGCGCGTTCTGGTGCTCGACATCGACCTGGAATCGCCGGGCCTGTCTTCCGCCCTATTGCCGAAGGACCGCCGCCCGGCCTACGGCATTGCCGACTGGCTGGTCGAAGACCTGGTGGACAACGGCGACGACTTGCTCGCAGACATGTTCGCGATCAGTGACATCTCCCATGACGGCGAGATTCGTGTTGTCCCGGCGTATGGCAGGGAACCGGGCGAATACCTGTCCAAGCTCGGCCGGGTCTGGATGCCCAAGGTGGACAATGAAGGTGGGCACAAGCCTTGGTCGAAGCGGCTGTCGGATCTGGTCGAAAGGCTGGAGGCGCGTTTGCTCCCTGACGTGATTCTGATCGACTCGCGGGCAGGCATCGACGAAGTGGCTTCCAGTTGTGTCACCGGCCTGGGGGCCACCCTCGTTCTGCTGTTCGCCATCGATGGCGAACAAACCTGGGCGGGCTACCGCATCCTGTTCCAGCACTGGCTCAGGTCGGGTGTGGCGCAGACCATCCGCGAGCGATTGCAGTTGGTGGGCGCGATGATTCCGGAATTGGGCGCTGCGGAGTACTTCGAGGGCCTGCGCGAACGAGGCTACGAACTGTTCGCGGACAACCTGTACGAGGAAATACCCGCGGATGCTGTCGGGGGGGAATGGAGCTTCGAGGAAACCGACGAAGGTGCCCCGCACTTCCCTTGGGGCGTCCGCTGGCATCGCGGGTTCGCGGCGCTCCGGTCCATTCATGCGCGCCTCGAAGCGGTGGACCCAGAGGAGGTGAGAGCCGTTTTCGGGCCGCTTGTCGATGGCATCGGCAATGTCGTTCTCCTGGGGAGGGAAAGTCATGAGTGA